A region from the Nocardia terpenica genome encodes:
- a CDS encoding cation:dicarboxylate symporter family transporter — translation MGTIDSTVDAAQPHPVRIPRWRRVLGDTSLQVFVAAAAAAVLGTVAPHAAAALQPLATVFVALIQMVVAPIVFLVLVTGIVAAGGMRAVGRIAVKALLYFEIVSTVAMLLGIAVADLLRPGAGVPPPAHASDQLSAYLPTAARTTSFGSFLSAIVPNSAVGAFTTGNVVQVLIVAIVFAVALLRLPATVVDPIMRGATALSAVLFRMVRLIMLLAPIGAFGAVAATVGRYGPETLTALVKLVAVAVLALLVFVTVVLGTVARAAGVSLLRLMHRLRRELLVVFGTAASESVLPQLMQRLEEVGCRRSVIGLVVPAGFSFNLDGVAVVVPICVLFIGQVYGVPLTAGHQLTLLLIFLVLSKGTAGVSGSAFVTLANTVAATAFVPVAGLALVLSVDRFLSMARAATNVLGNAVATVVVARWEPGGLDRDLAARTIGASRAKTPVAQTETL, via the coding sequence GTGGGCACCATCGATTCGACAGTCGATGCGGCGCAACCGCATCCGGTTCGCATCCCACGCTGGCGGCGTGTGCTGGGCGACACCAGCCTGCAGGTGTTCGTCGCCGCGGCGGCGGCCGCGGTCCTCGGCACCGTCGCCCCGCATGCCGCGGCGGCGCTGCAACCGCTGGCGACGGTCTTCGTCGCGCTGATCCAGATGGTGGTGGCGCCCATCGTCTTTCTGGTGCTGGTCACCGGGATCGTGGCGGCCGGTGGGATGCGGGCGGTCGGGCGGATCGCGGTGAAGGCGCTGCTGTATTTCGAGATCGTCAGCACGGTCGCGATGCTGCTGGGGATCGCGGTCGCGGACCTGCTGCGGCCGGGTGCGGGAGTGCCGCCGCCCGCACACGCCTCCGATCAGCTGTCGGCCTATCTGCCCACCGCGGCGCGCACTACGTCGTTCGGCTCGTTCCTGTCGGCGATCGTGCCCAACAGCGCGGTCGGCGCGTTCACCACCGGGAATGTGGTGCAGGTGCTGATCGTCGCCATCGTGTTCGCCGTGGCGCTGCTGCGGCTCCCGGCGACCGTGGTCGATCCGATCATGCGCGGCGCCACCGCGCTGTCGGCGGTGCTGTTCCGGATGGTGCGGCTGATCATGCTGCTGGCGCCGATCGGCGCGTTCGGCGCGGTGGCGGCCACGGTGGGCCGGTACGGCCCCGAAACCCTCACGGCCCTGGTGAAACTGGTCGCGGTGGCGGTGCTGGCGCTGCTGGTGTTCGTGACGGTGGTCCTCGGGACCGTGGCGCGCGCCGCCGGGGTCTCACTGCTGCGGCTGATGCACCGGTTGCGGCGGGAGCTGCTGGTCGTCTTCGGTACCGCCGCGTCGGAATCGGTGCTGCCGCAACTGATGCAGCGGCTGGAGGAGGTCGGTTGCCGACGCAGCGTGATCGGCCTCGTGGTTCCCGCCGGATTCTCCTTCAATCTGGACGGGGTCGCGGTGGTGGTGCCGATCTGTGTGCTGTTCATCGGGCAGGTGTACGGCGTTCCGCTGACGGCCGGGCACCAGCTGACGCTGCTGCTGATCTTCCTGGTGCTGTCCAAAGGCACTGCGGGCGTGTCGGGTTCGGCGTTCGTCACGCTCGCCAACACCGTGGCCGCCACCGCGTTCGTGCCGGTCGCCGGGCTGGCGCTGGTGCTGTCGGTGGACCGGTTCCTGTCGATGGCCCGCGCGGCCACCAATGTCCTGGGCAATGCGGTCGCCACCGTGGTGGTGGCGCGCTGGGAGCCGGGCGGACTCGACCGTGACCTCGCCGCCCGCACCATCGGCGCATCCCGCGCGAAAACGCCTGTCGCCCAGACGGAAACACTGTGA
- a CDS encoding heavy-metal-associated domain-containing protein: MSTATFSVDGLHCEGCVNTVEQSISAIPDVRSVRVDLDIKGTSTVTVDADHDMKPDEIQRALDSGGNFTVV; this comes from the coding sequence ATGTCGACAGCCACATTCTCCGTTGACGGTCTGCACTGCGAGGGCTGCGTCAACACCGTCGAGCAGAGCATCTCCGCCATCCCCGACGTCCGCTCCGTGCGGGTGGACCTCGACATCAAGGGCACCTCGACGGTCACGGTCGATGCCGACCACGACATGAAGCCCGACGAGATTCAGCGCGCGCTGGACTCCGGCGGCAATTTCACCGTCGTCTAG
- a CDS encoding RsmB/NOP family class I SAM-dependent RNA methyltransferase, which translates to MSAGSGKRSGSRSNDGGRGRPAGQRDSRSRGGDSGDARRSKGAAVDMPRMVARDVLRAVRERDAYANLVLPGLLRERRVSGRDAAFATELAYGACRSLGMLDVVIAECAGRAVDEIDGALLDVLRLGVYQLLRTRVGAHAAVDTSVDLVRSEFGTGRAGFVNAVLRRAGERTVEEWVDRLAPRDPVGRLAFEYAHPTWIAQAFADALGARAGELRDLLAADDDRPAVHLVARPGDITAEELALVTGGEQGRWSPYAVYLDGGDPGKLEPVREGMAAVQDEGSQLVALALTRAPLHGPDTGRWLDLCAGPGGKAALLGALADIDGFHIDAVEQSEHRAELVRKATANLPVTVHVVDGRDSGLAPGYDRILVDAPCTGLGALRRRPEARWRRTPADVRDLVPLQRELLTAAWDLLRPGGVVVYSTCSPHLPETVSVVADLVRRTDAEQLDTRDLLPGVTDVGDGPGAQLWPHRHGTDAMFMAALRKPE; encoded by the coding sequence GTGTCGGCCGGTTCCGGGAAGCGGTCGGGTTCGCGGAGCAATGACGGGGGTCGTGGGCGACCGGCCGGGCAGCGGGATTCTCGTTCGCGCGGTGGCGATTCCGGTGATGCGCGGCGTAGCAAGGGGGCCGCTGTCGATATGCCGCGGATGGTGGCTCGGGATGTGTTGCGGGCGGTGCGGGAGCGGGACGCCTACGCGAATCTCGTGCTGCCGGGGCTGCTTCGGGAGCGGCGGGTATCGGGGCGGGATGCGGCGTTCGCTACCGAATTGGCGTACGGGGCGTGCCGGTCGCTCGGGATGCTGGATGTGGTGATCGCCGAGTGCGCGGGTCGCGCGGTCGACGAGATCGACGGGGCGCTGCTGGATGTGTTGCGGCTGGGCGTGTATCAGCTGCTGCGCACCCGGGTCGGGGCGCATGCCGCGGTGGATACCTCGGTGGATCTGGTGCGTTCGGAATTCGGTACCGGCCGTGCGGGTTTCGTCAATGCCGTGCTGCGGCGGGCGGGAGAGCGGACCGTCGAGGAGTGGGTGGACCGGCTCGCGCCGCGAGATCCGGTGGGGCGCCTGGCATTCGAGTACGCGCATCCGACCTGGATCGCGCAGGCGTTCGCGGACGCGCTCGGTGCCCGCGCCGGTGAACTGCGTGACCTGCTGGCCGCCGACGACGATCGCCCGGCCGTGCATCTGGTGGCCCGGCCCGGCGACATCACGGCCGAGGAACTGGCCCTGGTGACCGGCGGCGAACAGGGCCGCTGGTCGCCGTACGCGGTCTACCTCGACGGCGGCGATCCCGGCAAGCTGGAACCGGTGCGCGAGGGCATGGCCGCCGTCCAGGACGAGGGCAGCCAGCTGGTGGCGCTGGCGCTGACCCGCGCGCCGCTGCACGGTCCCGACACCGGCCGCTGGCTCGATCTGTGCGCCGGACCCGGCGGCAAGGCGGCCCTGCTGGGTGCGCTCGCCGATATCGATGGCTTCCACATCGACGCCGTGGAACAGTCCGAGCACCGGGCCGAGCTGGTGCGCAAGGCCACCGCGAACCTGCCGGTCACGGTGCACGTCGTGGACGGTCGCGACAGCGGGCTCGCCCCCGGCTACGACCGCATTCTGGTCGACGCGCCCTGCACCGGCCTGGGCGCGCTGCGCCGCCGCCCGGAGGCCCGCTGGCGGCGCACCCCCGCCGATGTGCGCGACCTCGTCCCCCTACAGCGCGAATTGCTCACCGCCGCATGGGATCTGCTGCGGCCCGGCGGCGTGGTGGTGTACTCGACCTGCTCGCCGCACCTGCCGGAGACGGTGTCCGTGGTCGCCGATCTGGTCCGGCGCACCGACGCCGAACAGCTCGACACCCGCGACCTGCTGCCGGGCGTCACCGACGTCGGCGACGGTCCCGGCGCGCAGCTGTGGCCGCACCGGCACGGGACCGACGCCATGTTCATGGCCGCGCTCCGCAAACCGGAGTAG
- a CDS encoding esterase/lipase family protein yields the protein MALAGTVCALAFGAGVPAWGDPVPGLRPAMVPSEQAPVQTEHLAASHYLLTHPAATPMGTNDFGCKPSAEHPRPVILAHGTDASAYSDYSAIGPQLVQAGYCVFAPNYGGRPGAATYGTEDIWLSSRQIGEFVDRVLAATGARQVDLVGFSQGANVTRFYVNKLGGAGKVHRWVGLASPSYGGIMYGLVPLADAVPALWGAYQKVTSVAAVQQAQGAPFMRELNAGGDTVPGVEYTTVGSRVDEMIQPFANIALHGPNATNIVLQDRCPTDLTGHFHLVYDPYVQQLLRNVLDPEHAREPVCTPVALGTGIPEVILGAHS from the coding sequence ATGGCGCTGGCGGGCACGGTGTGCGCGCTGGCGTTCGGCGCCGGCGTACCGGCGTGGGGCGATCCCGTGCCGGGGCTCCGCCCGGCCATGGTGCCCTCCGAGCAGGCGCCGGTCCAGACCGAACATCTGGCGGCATCGCACTACCTGCTGACCCATCCCGCCGCCACCCCGATGGGCACCAACGATTTCGGCTGCAAACCCAGCGCCGAGCACCCGCGCCCGGTGATTCTGGCGCACGGCACCGACGCCTCGGCCTACTCGGACTATTCGGCCATCGGCCCGCAGCTGGTGCAGGCCGGGTACTGCGTTTTCGCGCCGAACTACGGCGGTAGGCCGGGCGCGGCCACCTACGGCACCGAGGACATCTGGCTGTCCTCGCGCCAGATCGGGGAATTCGTCGACCGGGTGCTCGCCGCCACGGGGGCGAGGCAGGTGGATCTCGTCGGATTCTCCCAGGGCGCCAATGTGACTCGGTTCTATGTCAACAAGCTCGGCGGCGCCGGAAAGGTGCACCGGTGGGTGGGCCTGGCCTCGCCGAGCTACGGCGGCATCATGTATGGGCTGGTGCCGCTCGCGGACGCGGTGCCGGCGCTGTGGGGCGCGTATCAGAAGGTCACCTCGGTGGCGGCGGTGCAGCAGGCGCAGGGCGCGCCGTTCATGCGCGAGCTGAACGCGGGCGGCGACACGGTGCCCGGTGTGGAATACACCACGGTCGGCAGCCGGGTCGACGAGATGATCCAGCCGTTCGCCAATATCGCCCTGCACGGCCCGAACGCCACCAACATCGTGCTGCAGGACCGCTGCCCGACCGACCTGACCGGGCACTTCCATCTCGTCTACGATCCGTACGTGCAGCAGCTGCTGCGCAATGTGCTCGATCCCGAACACGCCCGTGAGCCCGTCTGCACACCGGTCGCGCTGGGCACCGGCATCCCCGAGGTGATCCTGGGCGCGCATTCGTGA
- a CDS encoding FCD domain-containing protein yields MAPSEPQGDSEISALQRRVAERQSTSLPHLIVEDLERMIINGTLRGGDRINESALALRLGVSRGPVREACRHLERTRLVEFRTNRGMFVREISVDEAAQLYDIRASLFGLAGRLAAAHTDAAGLEQPRALVRRLAGAVAQMNDYYPLNVDLHRRLVALSGNPRLVELYDGVSKELHLFRRHGLETAAARGMSNAQHGEILDALAAADPATAGRLMEAHILAGKERMLAAARG; encoded by the coding sequence ATGGCCCCGTCCGAACCCCAGGGGGACAGCGAGATCTCGGCGCTGCAGCGCCGGGTCGCCGAGCGGCAGTCCACCTCCCTGCCGCATCTCATCGTCGAGGACCTGGAGCGGATGATCATCAACGGCACGCTGCGCGGCGGCGATCGGATCAACGAATCCGCGCTCGCGCTGCGGCTGGGCGTGAGCCGCGGGCCCGTGCGCGAGGCGTGCCGACACCTCGAGCGCACCCGCCTGGTCGAATTCCGCACCAACCGTGGCATGTTCGTGCGCGAGATCTCCGTCGACGAGGCCGCGCAGCTCTACGACATCCGCGCCAGCCTGTTCGGGCTCGCCGGTCGGCTCGCGGCCGCCCACACCGACGCCGCCGGGCTCGAACAACCACGGGCGCTGGTGCGACGCCTCGCCGGGGCGGTCGCGCAGATGAACGACTACTACCCGCTCAATGTGGATCTACACCGCCGACTGGTCGCGCTGTCGGGCAATCCGCGGCTCGTCGAACTCTACGACGGTGTGTCCAAGGAGCTCCACCTGTTCCGCCGCCACGGCCTGGAAACCGCTGCGGCACGCGGCATGTCGAATGCGCAGCACGGGGAGATCCTGGACGCCCTGGCCGCCGCGGACCCCGCGACGGCCGGGCGTCTGATGGAGGCGCACATCCTGGCGGGTAAGGAACGGATGCTCGCCGCCGCGCGCGGCTAG
- a CDS encoding mandelate racemase/muconate lactonizing enzyme family protein codes for MRIKDIRASVHTTSIEVPLLTERVDGYGRAEQREFVFCEVETDEGPTGVAVTGHFLAHAVVAALHHHVLPAVQDLDPRATEAVHQRVWQRLNPRAMTGVVSSALSLLDIALWDIAGKAAGRSVASLLGGARTSVPVYVTFGFPQYDRDTLAAAARLHLEQGFTALKMVVGVDERGWREDAARIHTVRAAIGDEHDLMIDANYLYTPVQAALLCRAVEDAGLTWFEEPLQQNDARALADLRAHTRIPLAAGQMEGHRWRLRELVEHRAVDVLQPNVCYCGGFTEARKAAHLAQIYNLPLAHGGGWPLFNLHTLAGMMNGWILEWHLGMAQVGQLLFPDAPRPENGRITVPDRPGLGLTVDRDALRDTRIREP; via the coding sequence ATGAGGATCAAGGACATCCGCGCGAGCGTGCACACCACGTCGATCGAGGTCCCACTGCTGACGGAACGAGTCGACGGCTACGGCCGGGCCGAGCAGCGGGAGTTCGTCTTCTGCGAGGTCGAAACCGACGAGGGACCGACCGGGGTCGCGGTCACCGGTCACTTCCTGGCGCACGCGGTGGTGGCGGCGCTGCACCACCACGTGCTCCCCGCCGTGCAGGATCTCGATCCGCGCGCGACGGAGGCCGTGCACCAACGGGTTTGGCAGCGGCTGAACCCACGCGCCATGACCGGCGTGGTGTCGAGCGCGCTGTCGCTGCTGGATATCGCGCTGTGGGATATCGCCGGTAAGGCGGCCGGGCGATCGGTGGCGAGCCTGCTGGGCGGCGCCCGCACCTCGGTGCCGGTCTACGTGACGTTCGGATTCCCGCAGTACGACCGCGACACCCTCGCCGCCGCGGCCCGGCTGCACCTGGAGCAGGGCTTCACGGCGCTGAAAATGGTTGTGGGCGTGGACGAACGCGGCTGGCGCGAGGACGCCGCCCGCATTCACACGGTGCGCGCAGCGATCGGCGACGAGCACGATCTGATGATCGACGCCAACTATCTCTACACCCCCGTGCAGGCCGCGCTGCTGTGCCGGGCGGTCGAGGACGCGGGGCTCACCTGGTTCGAGGAACCGTTGCAGCAGAACGACGCTCGCGCCCTCGCCGATCTGCGCGCGCACACCCGGATTCCGCTGGCGGCCGGGCAGATGGAGGGGCATCGGTGGCGACTGCGGGAACTGGTCGAGCACCGGGCGGTGGATGTGCTGCAACCGAACGTCTGCTACTGCGGCGGCTTCACCGAGGCCCGCAAGGCCGCGCACCTGGCGCAGATCTACAACCTGCCGCTGGCGCACGGCGGCGGCTGGCCGCTGTTCAACCTGCACACCCTGGCCGGGATGATGAACGGCTGGATCCTGGAGTGGCACCTGGGCATGGCACAGGTCGGGCAGTTGCTGTTCCCCGACGCGCCACGACCGGAGAACGGTCGCATCACGGTGCCGGACCGGCCCGGATTGGGACTCACGGTGGACCGGGATGCCTTGCGCGACACTCGTATTCGGGAGCCGTGA
- a CDS encoding mandelate racemase/muconate lactonizing enzyme family protein → MPRIVAIHEGTVPIGSSISNAFIDFSAMDCSIVAVVSDVVRDGAPVVGYGFNSNGRYSAGEILRRRMIPRLLAARPDELETADGTAVDPHRAWDVMMRNEKPGGHGERSVAVGVLDMALFDLAAKLAGLPLHRWLARHYDLGEPDPEVFVYAAGGYYAPGKGPAQLREEMEGFLAQGYDVVKMKIGGASLSEDVRRVETVLEVLGGDGSRLAVDANGRFDLETALAYGRALEPYRLRWYEEPGDPLDYALHATLAERYPGALATGENLFSTTDARNLIRYAGMRPDRDILQFDPVLGYGLVEYLRTQDMLRQHGWSSRRCIPHGGHQFALHIAAALRLGGNESYPGEFQPTGGFADSAVIAHGRLRLSETPGIGFEDKAALYRVFRALHP, encoded by the coding sequence ATGCCCCGTATCGTCGCGATTCACGAAGGCACCGTGCCGATCGGTTCGTCGATCAGCAATGCGTTCATCGACTTCAGCGCCATGGACTGCTCCATCGTCGCGGTCGTCAGCGATGTGGTCCGCGACGGCGCGCCCGTCGTCGGTTACGGATTCAACTCCAACGGCCGCTACAGTGCCGGAGAAATACTGCGCCGCAGGATGATTCCCCGCCTGCTGGCCGCGCGGCCCGATGAGCTGGAGACCGCGGACGGGACGGCCGTCGATCCGCACCGGGCGTGGGATGTCATGATGCGCAACGAGAAACCCGGCGGGCACGGGGAGCGATCGGTCGCGGTGGGCGTGCTCGATATGGCGCTGTTCGACCTCGCGGCCAAGCTGGCCGGGCTGCCGCTGCACCGCTGGCTGGCCCGCCACTACGACCTCGGCGAGCCCGATCCCGAGGTATTCGTCTATGCCGCAGGCGGTTATTACGCGCCCGGGAAGGGACCCGCGCAACTGCGGGAGGAGATGGAGGGGTTCCTCGCGCAGGGCTACGACGTGGTGAAGATGAAGATCGGCGGCGCGAGCCTGAGCGAGGACGTGCGGCGCGTCGAGACCGTGCTGGAGGTGCTCGGCGGCGACGGCTCGCGGCTCGCGGTCGACGCCAACGGCCGCTTCGACCTCGAGACCGCGCTCGCCTACGGCCGGGCGCTGGAACCGTACCGGCTGCGCTGGTACGAGGAGCCCGGTGATCCGCTCGACTACGCGCTGCACGCCACCCTCGCCGAGCGCTATCCGGGCGCGCTGGCCACCGGCGAGAATCTGTTCTCCACCACCGACGCCCGCAATCTGATCCGCTACGCCGGGATGCGGCCGGACCGCGACATTCTGCAATTCGATCCGGTGCTCGGCTACGGGCTGGTCGAATACCTGCGCACCCAGGACATGCTGCGCCAGCACGGCTGGTCCTCCCGGCGCTGCATCCCGCACGGCGGCCACCAGTTCGCCCTGCACATCGCCGCCGCGCTTCGCCTGGGCGGCAACGAGTCCTACCCCGGCGAGTTCCAGCCGACCGGCGGATTCGCCGACTCGGCCGTCATCGCCCACGGCCGACTCCGGCTGTCGGAGACCCCGGGCATCGGCTTCGAGGACAAGGCGGCGCTGTACCGCGTGTTCCGGGCCCTGCATCCCTGA
- the fmt gene encoding methionyl-tRNA formyltransferase codes for MRVIFAGTPEPAVPSLRRLIDSPRHEVVAVVTRPDAVAGRGRKVTRSPIGLLADEHGIPVLTPGKPSEPDFIDALTELAPDCCPVVAYGALLPQRVLDIPRHGWVNLHFSLLPAWRGAAPVQAAILAGDEITGASTFRIEAGLDTGPVFGVVTDKIGVADTAGTLLGRLSESGAHLLETTLNGIEDGTLQAVPQAADGVSYAPKVDADAGHIRWDQPALAISRRIRAVTPAPGAWTEIDGKRLKLGPVELVEEVLPHRAVEVRKSGVYIGTATTAVRLNQVQPQGKRPMPALDWARGARLEPGAVVG; via the coding sequence ATGCGCGTGATCTTCGCCGGAACACCCGAGCCCGCGGTGCCGTCGCTGCGGCGGCTGATCGACTCCCCGCGCCACGAGGTCGTCGCGGTTGTCACCCGGCCCGACGCCGTCGCCGGGCGCGGGCGCAAGGTCACCCGCTCGCCGATCGGCCTGCTCGCCGACGAGCACGGCATCCCGGTGCTGACGCCGGGCAAACCCTCCGAGCCCGACTTCATCGACGCGCTCACCGAACTCGCCCCGGACTGCTGCCCGGTGGTGGCCTACGGCGCGCTGCTGCCGCAGCGGGTGCTCGACATTCCGCGGCACGGCTGGGTGAACCTGCACTTCTCGCTGCTGCCCGCGTGGCGCGGGGCCGCGCCGGTGCAGGCCGCGATCCTCGCCGGTGACGAGATCACCGGCGCCTCCACCTTCCGCATCGAGGCCGGGCTCGACACCGGGCCGGTGTTCGGCGTCGTCACCGACAAGATCGGCGTCGCCGACACCGCCGGAACCCTGCTGGGCCGACTCTCGGAATCCGGTGCGCACCTGCTGGAAACGACCCTGAACGGGATCGAGGACGGCACCCTGCAGGCCGTGCCGCAGGCCGCCGACGGCGTCTCCTACGCGCCGAAGGTGGACGCCGACGCCGGGCACATCCGCTGGGACCAGCCCGCGCTGGCGATCAGCCGCCGCATCCGCGCCGTCACCCCAGCCCCCGGCGCCTGGACCGAAATCGACGGCAAGCGCCTCAAACTCGGCCCCGTCGAACTGGTCGAAGAGGTCCTGCCGCACCGGGCCGTCGAGGTCCGCAAGAGCGGCGTCTACATCGGCACCGCCACCACCGCCGTCCGCCTCAATCAGGTCCAGCCCCAAGGCAAACGCCCCATGCCCGCCCTGGACTGGGCCCGCGGCGCCCGCCTGGAGCCCGGCGCGGTGGTCGGATGA
- the def gene encoding peptide deformylase, which produces MTVQPVRLFGDPVLRARADEVTTFDRELRQLVADLTDTMRASGGVGMAAPQIGVGLRVFVYDTGELAGHLVNPVFEVLGDQEQTGPEGCLSIPGLRYEVTRALRVRARGVDMDGAAVEFEAEGLPARCVQHETDHLDGVLYLDWLDPAARKEAMRAVRESGWFTTGQTVMSAADVSSARSEATGRGR; this is translated from the coding sequence GTGACCGTCCAGCCCGTTCGCCTGTTCGGCGACCCCGTTCTGCGCGCCCGCGCGGACGAGGTCACCACCTTCGACAGGGAACTGCGCCAGCTGGTGGCCGACCTGACCGACACCATGCGGGCCAGTGGTGGTGTCGGGATGGCGGCGCCGCAGATCGGGGTCGGTCTGCGGGTGTTCGTCTACGACACGGGCGAGCTGGCCGGGCACCTGGTGAACCCGGTCTTCGAGGTGCTCGGCGACCAGGAGCAGACCGGCCCGGAGGGCTGCCTGTCGATTCCGGGCCTGCGCTACGAGGTGACCCGGGCGCTGCGGGTGCGGGCGCGCGGCGTCGACATGGACGGCGCCGCGGTCGAATTCGAGGCCGAGGGGCTGCCCGCGCGCTGCGTTCAGCACGAGACCGACCACCTCGACGGCGTGCTCTATCTGGACTGGCTGGATCCGGCCGCTCGCAAGGAAGCCATGCGGGCGGTGCGCGAATCCGGCTGGTTCACCACGGGACAGACGGTGATGTCCGCCGCGGACGTGTCGTCCGCGCGGTCCGAGGCAACGGGACGGGGTCGCTGA
- a CDS encoding NAD(+) synthase, with amino-acid sequence MITDREGAGVLPFESLYRHGFARVAVAVPSVRVADPAYNAEQTLGSARQAAAAGAVLTVFPELGLSSYTADDLFHSDALDHAVDKALRRVVDESAAIASVLVVGAPIRAQGRLFNCGIVIHRGRVLGAAPKSYLPNYREFYEKRQFAAAREALDDRVTIAGQRVPFGAELLFAATNLSDFVFHLEVCEDGWVPLPPSGFAALAGATVLVNLSASNIVVGKADYRRQLCASHSAQYVAAYLYSAAGHGESTTDMAFDGQALVCENGELLAEGERFADHPQLVTADIDLRRLAADRLRTTSFADTVHDHRERLARFRRVEIELPVPTEAVPLRRDIPRFPYVPADPAVRNERCAEVHHIQVEGLSTRLAATGSQHVVIGVSGGLDSTVALIVAAKTMDRLGLPRSNVLAYTMPGFATGSRTRTDAHRLMAALGVSAHEIDIRPSATQMLRDLNHPAAEGVPQYDVTYENVQAGERTSHLFRLANRHRALVVGTGDLSELALGWCTFGVGDHMAHYSVNASVPKTLIKYLIAWAVDTGDLGPEAGAVLTSILATEISPELVPTDETGAEGDSAQPGQSSEATVGPYELQDLHLYYLLRFGYLPSRIAYLAHHAWSDRTRGHWPDLIPVTDRHEYDLPTIKRWLAEFLRRFVQTSQFKRSTLPNAPKVGSGGSLSPRGDWRAPSDAVATAWLDELERNVP; translated from the coding sequence ATGATCACCGACCGCGAGGGGGCTGGTGTGCTGCCGTTCGAATCGCTGTATCGGCACGGGTTCGCGCGCGTCGCGGTGGCCGTGCCGTCGGTGCGGGTGGCCGATCCGGCCTACAACGCCGAGCAGACCCTGGGATCGGCCCGGCAGGCCGCGGCGGCGGGGGCGGTGCTCACCGTGTTTCCGGAGCTCGGGTTGTCCAGTTACACCGCCGATGATCTGTTTCATTCCGATGCGCTCGATCACGCGGTCGACAAGGCGCTGCGGCGGGTGGTGGACGAGAGCGCCGCGATCGCGTCGGTGCTGGTGGTGGGTGCGCCGATTCGGGCGCAGGGGCGGCTGTTCAATTGCGGCATCGTGATCCATCGGGGGCGGGTGCTGGGTGCGGCGCCCAAGAGTTATCTGCCCAACTATCGGGAGTTCTACGAGAAGCGGCAGTTCGCGGCGGCGCGGGAGGCCCTCGACGATCGGGTGACGATCGCCGGGCAGCGGGTGCCGTTCGGCGCCGAACTGCTGTTCGCGGCAACCAATCTGTCCGACTTCGTCTTTCACCTCGAGGTCTGCGAGGACGGCTGGGTGCCGTTGCCGCCCAGCGGTTTTGCCGCGCTGGCCGGGGCGACCGTGCTGGTGAATCTGTCGGCCAGCAATATCGTGGTCGGTAAGGCGGATTACCGGCGGCAGCTGTGCGCCTCGCATTCGGCGCAATATGTGGCCGCGTACCTGTATTCGGCTGCGGGACACGGCGAGTCGACCACCGATATGGCCTTCGACGGGCAGGCGCTGGTGTGTGAGAACGGCGAATTGCTCGCCGAGGGTGAACGTTTCGCCGACCATCCCCAATTGGTCACCGCCGATATCGATCTGCGCCGGTTGGCCGCCGACCGGCTGCGCACGACCAGTTTCGCCGATACCGTGCACGATCATCGCGAGCGCCTGGCCCGATTCCGGCGCGTCGAGATCGAACTGCCGGTGCCCACGGAGGCGGTGCCGCTGCGCCGCGACATCCCGCGCTTCCCTTATGTTCCCGCCGATCCGGCGGTGCGCAACGAGCGCTGCGCCGAGGTGCATCACATCCAGGTCGAGGGGTTGAGCACGCGGCTGGCGGCGACCGGCTCGCAGCACGTGGTCATCGGTGTGTCGGGCGGGCTGGATTCGACGGTGGCGCTGATCGTGGCGGCCAAGACGATGGACCGGCTCGGCCTGCCGCGCTCGAATGTGCTGGCCTACACCATGCCCGGCTTCGCCACGGGCAGCCGCACGCGCACCGACGCGCACCGGTTGATGGCGGCGCTGGGGGTGTCCGCGCACGAGATCGATATCCGGCCGTCGGCGACACAGATGCTGCGCGACCTGAATCATCCTGCGGCCGAGGGGGTTCCGCAGTACGACGTGACCTACGAGAATGTGCAGGCCGGTGAGCGGACCTCGCACCTGTTCCGGCTGGCCAACCGGCACCGCGCGCTGGTCGTCGGCACCGGCGACCTCAGCGAATTGGCCCTGGGCTGGTGCACTTTCGGCGTCGGCGATCACATGGCGCACTACAGCGTGAACGCCTCGGTGCCCAAGACGCTGATCAAATACCTCATCGCCTGGGCCGTCGACACCGGCGACCTGGGCCCGGAGGCCGGTGCGGTGCTGACCTCGATCCTGGCCACCGAGATCTCCCCCGAGCTGGTGCCGACGGATGAGACCGGCGCCGAAGGGGATTCGGCCCAGCCCGGGCAGAGCTCGGAGGCCACCGTCGGCCCCTACGAGCTCCAGGACCTGCACCTGTACTACCTGCTCCGCTTCGGATACCTGCCCAGCCGCATCGCCTACCTCGCCCACCACGCCTGGTCCGACCGCACCCGCGGCCACTGGCCCGACCTGATCCCGGTCACCGACCGCCACGAATACGACCTCCCGACCATCAAGCGATGGCTGGCCGAATTCCTCCGCCGCTTCGTCCAGACCAGCCAGTTCAAACGCTCCACCCTCCCCAACGCCCCGAAGGTGGGCTCCGGCGGCTCCCTGTCCCCGCGCGGCGACTGGCGCGCCCCCAGCGACGCCGTCGCCACCGCCTGGCTCGACGAACTCGAACGCAACGTGCCCTGA